GTATTACCGCGGCTGCTGGCACGGAGTTAGCCGGTGCTTCCTTCAGTGGTACCGTCAGTAAAATAGGGTGTTATCCTATCTTAGGTTCTTCCCACTTGACAGAGCTTTACGACTCGAAAGCCTTCATCACTCACGCGGCGTTGCTGCGTCAGGGTTTCCCCCATTGCGCAAAATTCCTCACTGCTGCCTCCCGTAGGAGTCTGGACCGTGTGTCAGTTCCAGTGTGGCTGATCATCCTCTCAGACCAGCTAACCATCGAAGCCTTGGTAGGCCGTTACCCTACCAACAAGCTAATGGTGCGCGGGCTCATCTCCAAACAGTAGTTTACATGTAGTGACCACCTTTGATCTTTAAAGCCGGGGCTAAAAAGATATTATTCGGTATTAGCATCGCTTTCGCAATGTTATCCCCAATTCGGAGGTAGATTACCCACGTGTTACTCACCCGTACGCCACTTTACTATCTTTAGCAAGCTAAAGAGTTCTCGTACGACTTGCATGTGTTAAGCACGCCGCCAGCGTTCATTCTGAGCCAGGATCAAACTCTCCAATTATACTTTTAAAAAGCTGTCTACGATAAGTAAACAACTTAAATTAACGTGGACCCAACTCAATTTCATCACTATTTAGTTTTCAAAGATCAAGAGACTGAAAAGCTTAATTTTAAGAATTTCAGTTTTATTCTAAAGAGAACAATGCGATTTTATTATAGTTGATAACTTTCTTTTGTCAACTGTTTTTTTCACCACTCAAAAAAAAAATTTTCTTTTTAAAGACCCGTGTTCCCGTCTCTAAAAAGAAAACGTTAAGTACACTTGCTTTGGGTGAATGTCAACTATAATTTTTTTAAAAGATCATTTTTTTACGCTTGATATTTTATTTTACTTTTTACTGCGTAAAGGGTGTTTATATTCCCAATCAGTTGCGATTGTCAAGCATTATTTTATTATTTTTTTAGCTTTATTTTGTGAAACCTTTTTTTGCCGGCCCGCAACAAAATTTCAGAATTAACAACGTCGTTAAGCGTTACCAGGTGGTCAGCGGAAGAAAGGCGTTCCCCGTTGACGTAGGCCCCTCCTTGTTCGATCAGCCGCCTGGCAGCGCCGCCGGAAGCTGCCAGGCCGGCGTTTTGGAACATCTTAAAGGCCGGTATGCCTTCACGGATCATGGCCTCCGCCACATCCGACTGCGGCACGGATTTATCATTAGACGGTGCGTTGCCTCGGGGAATCGTGCTGGACGGCACAATCTCATCCGGCACGACGCGCTCGCCAAACATGCTGGCTGCCGCCTGATACGCTTTTGCAGCCTCTTTGCGGCCATGGGCCAGGGCGGTGGCCTCGTACGCCAGGACAGCCTTTGCGTCGTTTAAATGGGCGCCGGAAAGTGACTTAACCGCGTTGATTTCTTCCAACGGCAAAAATGTAAACAGCGCCATAAAACGGGCAACGTCCCGGTCATCCGTATTGATCCAGTATTGATAATATTCGTAGGGCGGGGTCCGCTCCGGATCCAGCCATACAGCCCCTTTGTGGGTCTTACCCATTTTGATGCCGCTGCTGGTGGTAATCAGCGGGAATGTAACGCCGAACACCGTTTCCTGACGCATCTTTCGTACCAACTCAATCCCCGCCACAATATTTCCCCACTGATCAGCGCCCCCCATTTGAAGCCGGCAGCCGTAGTGGTCAAAGAGTTCCAGATAGTCATAAGCCTGCAACAGCATATAGTTAAATTCGATAAAATTAAGGCCTTCTTCGGATTCCAAACGCATTTTATAACTTTCGGCTTTGATCATCCGGTTGACGCTGAAATGCCGGCCGATATCCCGCAAAAATGGTATGTATTCCAGCTTTGTCAACCAATCGGCATTATTCAGCATCAACGCTTTGGCGTCCGTAAAATCGATAAATCGTGACAGTTGTTTTTTGATCCCGGCGGCATTCTCTTCAACCTTTTGCGGCGTCAGCAGCTGTCTCATCTCGGTCTTGCCGCTGGGATCTCCCACCAGACCTGTCCCTCCTCCTATAAGTGCAATAGGCCGGTGCCCTTGCCGCTGCATATGCGCAAGTGCCATAATCGGAACCAGGCTCCCCACATGCAGGCTCGACGCAGTGGGATCAAACCCGATGTAGCAGGTCCCTCCTCCCTGGGCGGCAAAATCATCCAACTCCGCTCCGTGGGTGGTTTGTTCAATAAAGCCTCGCTCGTTCAGTATGTCAATCACATTGGCCATTTCCGCTTCACCTTATTTATTTGCATATCCCACGGCCCGTGTTTCCCGTATCACCGTAACTTTGATCTGCCCCGGGAATGTTAAACATTCTTCTATTTTTTTGACGATATCCCTGCTCAGCAAAACCGCTTCTTCATCGGATACCGTCCCACTTTCCACGATAACCCGGATTTCTCTTCCGGCCTGAATCGCATAGGAGTTTGCAACACCCCGGAATGAATTCGATATTTTCTCAAGATCTTCCAGTCGCTTGACATAATTTTCAAGCAGTTCCTTGCGCGCCCCGGGCCGGGCCCCTGAAAGCCCGTCAGCTGCCTGGGTCAGCAAGGCATAGACCGTCTCCGGCGGCACGTCTTCATGGTGGGCGGCAATGGCATGAACGATCTTGGCGGATTCACCATATTTTTTAGCAAGCTTTGAGCCTATTAAGGCATGCGGGCCTTCGACCTCATGATCGACCGCTTTCCCCAAATCATGTAAAAGCCCCATACGTCTGGCCTGTTTCTGGTTCAATCCCAATTCGGACGCCATGATGCCGGTGAGA
The Desulfobacterales bacterium DNA segment above includes these coding regions:
- the tyrS gene encoding tyrosine--tRNA ligase; protein product: MANVIDILNERGFIEQTTHGAELDDFAAQGGGTCYIGFDPTASSLHVGSLVPIMALAHMQRQGHRPIALIGGGTGLVGDPSGKTEMRQLLTPQKVEENAAGIKKQLSRFIDFTDAKALMLNNADWLTKLEYIPFLRDIGRHFSVNRMIKAESYKMRLESEEGLNFIEFNYMLLQAYDYLELFDHYGCRLQMGGADQWGNIVAGIELVRKMRQETVFGVTFPLITTSSGIKMGKTHKGAVWLDPERTPPYEYYQYWINTDDRDVARFMALFTFLPLEEINAVKSLSGAHLNDAKAVLAYEATALAHGRKEAAKAYQAAASMFGERVVPDEIVPSSTIPRGNAPSNDKSVPQSDVAEAMIREGIPAFKMFQNAGLAASGGAARRLIEQGGAYVNGERLSSADHLVTLNDVVNSEILLRAGKKRFHKIKLKK